One stretch of Thalassovita sp. DNA includes these proteins:
- the soxY gene encoding thiosulfate oxidation carrier protein SoxY: MEFSRRDTLAMGLGAAALTVLPFRVNAAAADDFIAEFTGGAEVGEGGLTLTAPEIAENGNTVPVSVEAEGAEAIMLLAMGNPTPGVATFNFGELAGSQSASTRIRLAGTQDVVAIAKMSDGSFVKAGQTVKVTIGGCGG, from the coding sequence ATGGAATTCTCACGACGCGACACGCTGGCCATGGGCCTGGGTGCTGCTGCGCTGACCGTTCTGCCTTTCCGGGTGAACGCAGCCGCAGCGGATGATTTTATCGCTGAGTTCACTGGCGGTGCCGAAGTAGGCGAGGGCGGCCTGACCCTGACCGCACCGGAAATTGCCGAAAACGGCAACACCGTTCCTGTGTCGGTTGAGGCCGAGGGCGCCGAAGCCATCATGCTGCTGGCCATGGGCAACCCGACCCCGGGTGTTGCCACCTTCAACTTTGGTGAGCTGGCAGGCAGCCAGTCGGCATCGACCCGTATCCGTCTGGCAGGCACCCAGGATGTGGTGGCCATCGCCAAAATGTCCGACGGCAGCTTTGTCAAAGCTGGTCAGACCGTAAAGGTTACCATCGGCGGCTGCGGCGGCTAA
- the soxZ gene encoding thiosulfate oxidation carrier complex protein SoxZ, with product MAKGVKPRVKAPKKAAAGETVTLKTLISHKMESGQRKNKDGSVIPRSIINRFTCAFNGKTVVDVKLEPAISTNPYFEFEAVVPEAGEFQFTWYDDDGSVYETAKKVAIA from the coding sequence ATGGCAAAAGGTGTAAAACCTCGCGTGAAAGCCCCGAAAAAGGCGGCTGCCGGCGAAACCGTTACCCTGAAGACCCTGATCAGCCACAAGATGGAATCGGGTCAGCGTAAGAACAAGGATGGCAGCGTCATCCCGCGGTCGATCATCAACCGTTTCACTTGTGCCTTCAACGGCAAGACTGTTGTGGACGTCAAGCTGGAGCCAGCGATTTCGACCAACCCTTACTTCGAATTTGAGGCCGTTGTGCCCGAAGCGGGCGAATTCCAGTTCACCTGGTATGACGATGATGGCTCGGTCTATGAGACCGCCAAAAAGGTCGCAATCGCTTAA
- the soxB gene encoding thiosulfohydrolase SoxB, which yields MISRRDFLQVSMAATAMLGGSAYGSWGRLAAQQKLTQDQLLEFDTFGNVSLIHITDIHAQLKPIYFREPSINLGVGPALGQVPHVTGADFRKMYGIEDGSASAYALTYDDFTSLARGYGKVGGMDRVATVINAIRADRPDALLLDGGDTWHGSYTCHHTQGQDVVNVMNALKPDAMTFHWEFTLGSDRVQEIVDGLPFAALGANIFDAEWDEPSENFEAYKMFERGGAKIAVIGQAFPYMPIANPRWMFPEYSFGIRDERMQEVVEEARAEGAELVVLLSHNGFDVDKKMASRVKGIDVILSGHTHDAVPEPVLVGETIIVASGSNGKFVSRVDLDVREGRMMGFRHKLIPILSDVIEPDKEVAAVIDAQRAPYKDQLEEVIGRTDDDSLLYRRGNFNGTWDDLICDALLSEREADIAMSPGVRWGPSILPGQDITREDIWNVTSMSYGEAYRTEITGEFIHVVLEDVADNLFNVDPYYQQGGDMVRVGGLGYKIDITKPQGSRISDMTLLKTGEAIDPAKNYVVAGWASVNEGTEGPQIMDVVENHIKKLGTVNVTPRDNVKVVGA from the coding sequence ATGATTTCGCGTCGTGATTTCCTGCAGGTCTCAATGGCCGCCACTGCAATGCTGGGCGGATCCGCCTATGGCAGCTGGGGCCGTTTGGCAGCACAGCAGAAGCTGACCCAAGACCAGCTGCTGGAGTTTGATACGTTCGGGAATGTGTCGCTGATCCATATCACCGACATTCACGCACAGCTGAAACCGATCTATTTCCGCGAACCGTCGATCAACCTGGGCGTTGGCCCGGCGCTGGGTCAGGTGCCCCATGTCACCGGCGCAGATTTCCGCAAGATGTACGGGATCGAGGACGGCTCGGCCTCGGCCTATGCGCTGACCTATGATGATTTCACCTCGCTGGCGCGGGGATACGGCAAGGTGGGCGGCATGGATCGTGTCGCCACGGTGATCAACGCGATCCGGGCCGATCGTCCCGATGCGCTGCTGCTGGATGGTGGCGACACTTGGCATGGATCCTACACCTGCCACCACACCCAAGGCCAGGATGTGGTCAACGTGATGAACGCGCTGAAACCGGATGCGATGACCTTCCATTGGGAGTTTACGCTGGGCTCAGACCGGGTGCAGGAAATTGTGGACGGCCTGCCGTTTGCGGCCCTTGGCGCCAATATCTTTGACGCGGAATGGGATGAGCCGTCGGAGAACTTTGAGGCCTACAAGATGTTTGAACGGGGTGGGGCCAAGATCGCTGTGATCGGTCAGGCCTTCCCCTATATGCCCATCGCCAACCCGCGCTGGATGTTCCCTGAATATTCGTTCGGGATCCGGGATGAACGGATGCAGGAAGTGGTGGAAGAAGCCCGCGCCGAAGGTGCGGAGCTGGTGGTTCTGCTCAGCCACAATGGGTTCGACGTGGATAAGAAAATGGCCAGCCGTGTCAAAGGCATCGACGTGATCCTGTCGGGCCACACCCATGACGCCGTGCCGGAACCGGTGCTGGTGGGGGAGACGATCATCGTCGCCTCAGGCTCGAACGGTAAGTTTGTCAGCCGGGTGGATCTGGATGTGCGGGAGGGCCGGATGATGGGCTTCCGCCACAAGCTGATCCCAATCCTGTCGGATGTGATTGAGCCCGACAAAGAGGTTGCCGCCGTGATTGACGCGCAGCGCGCGCCCTACAAGGACCAGCTGGAAGAGGTCATCGGCCGCACCGATGACGATAGCCTGCTCTACCGTCGTGGGAATTTCAACGGCACCTGGGATGACCTGATCTGTGACGCGCTTCTGTCGGAGCGTGAGGCGGACATTGCCATGTCGCCCGGTGTGCGCTGGGGGCCGTCGATCCTGCCCGGTCAGGACATCACCCGCGAAGACATCTGGAATGTCACCTCGATGAGCTATGGCGAAGCCTACCGTACGGAAATTACCGGTGAGTTCATCCATGTCGTGCTGGAGGATGTGGCCGACAACCTGTTCAACGTGGATCCCTACTACCAGCAGGGTGGGGACATGGTGCGCGTCGGTGGCCTTGGCTACAAGATCGACATCACCAAACCGCAGGGCAGCCGGATCAGCGATATGACCTTGCTGAAAACTGGCGAAGCGATCGATCCCGCAAAGAATTATGTGGTCGCCGGCTGGGCCTCGGTCAACGAAGGCACCGAGGGGCCACAGATCATGGATGTGGTGGAAAATCACATCAAAAAGCTGGGCACCGTGAATGTCACCCCGCGTGACAACGTTAAGGTTGTTGGCGCCTAA
- a CDS encoding c-type cytochrome yields MRALAIISFWAALAGAALSDEAATAIGDADRGAKIFKKCQACHQVGEGAKHRVGPHLNGIFFRPAASFAGFKYSKGMRRAADGGLVWDLDGLEAFLANPRKAVPGTKMSFAGLKKPKDRADLLAYLRQFSDNPADIPEAAPTARKVEIDLPPEVLALVGDPDYGEYLSTECTTCHQTDGDYDGIPAIIGWPTEDFVIAMHAYKQKQRDHPVMQMMAGRLSDEEIAALAAYFAGLE; encoded by the coding sequence ATGCGCGCCCTTGCCATCATATCATTCTGGGCGGCCCTTGCAGGGGCCGCCCTTTCTGATGAAGCAGCCACAGCCATTGGTGATGCCGACCGTGGCGCCAAGATCTTCAAGAAGTGTCAGGCGTGTCATCAGGTGGGTGAGGGCGCCAAACACCGGGTTGGCCCGCATCTGAACGGCATCTTCTTTCGGCCCGCTGCCAGCTTTGCTGGGTTTAAGTACTCCAAAGGTATGCGCCGCGCTGCCGACGGTGGGCTGGTGTGGGATCTGGACGGGCTTGAGGCGTTTTTGGCCAATCCCCGCAAAGCCGTGCCCGGCACCAAGATGAGCTTTGCTGGTTTGAAAAAGCCAAAGGACCGCGCGGATCTACTGGCCTACCTGCGGCAGTTCTCAGACAATCCGGCGGATATTCCCGAAGCGGCACCAACCGCCCGCAAGGTTGAGATTGATCTGCCCCCTGAGGTGCTGGCGCTGGTGGGGGATCCCGATTACGGCGAATATCTGTCGACCGAGTGCACCACCTGCCATCAGACCGATGGCGATTATGACGGCATTCCCGCCATCATCGGCTGGCCGACCGAAGATTTTGTCATTGCCATGCATGCCTACAAACAGAAACAGCGCGACCATCCGGTGATGCAAATGATGGCCGGTCGCCTGTCTGATGAAGAGATTGCCGCGCTGGCCGCCTATTTCGCAGGGCTGGAGTGA
- the soxA gene encoding sulfur oxidation c-type cytochrome SoxA, translated as MTFKPTTAIAALLLAVPTLAIAEADEDTLIVNDELEMVTKAAAPAHLADDLDEVISGWHFRSDETQALQMDDFDNPGLLGVELAIDAWETVEGTAEKSCASCHGDVEESMAGVRAVYPKWNEAAGEVRTLEMQVNDCRENQMGAEKLGYTSGALTNMVALISLQSRGMPVNVAIDGPAQAMWEQGKELYYTRTGQLELSCANCHEQNYGNMIRADHLSQGQINGFPVYRLKNAKLNSVHARFKGCVRDTRAETYKPGSADFVALELYVASRGNGLSVEAPSVRN; from the coding sequence ATGACATTCAAGCCAACAACTGCGATTGCTGCCCTGCTGCTGGCAGTCCCAACTCTGGCGATCGCCGAAGCGGATGAGGATACGCTGATCGTCAATGATGAGCTGGAAATGGTAACCAAAGCCGCTGCGCCAGCCCACTTGGCCGATGACCTTGATGAGGTGATCTCGGGCTGGCATTTCCGCTCGGATGAGACGCAGGCGCTGCAGATGGACGATTTTGACAACCCGGGCCTACTGGGGGTTGAACTGGCCATCGACGCCTGGGAAACCGTTGAAGGCACCGCCGAAAAATCCTGTGCATCCTGCCACGGCGACGTGGAAGAAAGCATGGCCGGCGTGCGCGCGGTTTATCCCAAGTGGAACGAAGCGGCCGGCGAAGTGCGGACCTTGGAAATGCAAGTCAACGATTGCCGCGAAAACCAGATGGGCGCCGAGAAGCTGGGTTACACCAGCGGTGCACTGACCAACATGGTCGCGCTGATTTCCTTGCAGTCGCGTGGCATGCCTGTGAACGTGGCCATTGATGGTCCGGCACAGGCCATGTGGGAGCAGGGCAAAGAGCTCTACTATACCCGCACCGGTCAGCTGGAACTGTCCTGCGCCAACTGCCATGAGCAGAACTACGGCAACATGATCCGCGCGGATCACCTGAGCCAGGGCCAGATCAACGGGTTCCCCGTCTACCGTCTGAAAAACGCCAAGCTGAACTCGGTTCATGCGCGTTTCAAAGGCTGTGTGCGTGACACCCGCGCCGAGACTTACAAGCCCGGCAGCGCCGATTTTGTTGCGCTGGAACTTTATGTCGCCAGCCGTGGCAACGGCCTGTCGGTCGAAGCACCTTCGGTGCGTAACTAA
- a CDS encoding GlxA family transcriptional regulator, whose product MQQDRFIQRAASANFPMEFEGPPEDFYFLLVPKATMLAVAAAIEPLRIANQLTKRQLYRWYTMSEDGRPITCSNGMTVTPDMALEPLPANSYGFVCSGVEPQDTVTDGTLNWLRREDRFGRRLGSICSGAFALARAGILKNRRFTMHWENQPGLIEEFPDLQPSPNLYEVDGRIMTCGGGNSALDMILTLIEQRHGSELAIMVADMCIHMRSGAQRAPQRSANSAAIGCRNRNLLAAIQIMEQEIEEPLSMDDIAEKLGVSRRQVERLFKRYLNQSPISYYNDLRLSRAYGMLNETDLTVTEIAAATGFRSSSHMARVFREKYGSSPNAHRKSWA is encoded by the coding sequence ATGCAGCAAGATCGATTCATCCAGCGTGCAGCTTCGGCCAATTTCCCAATGGAATTTGAAGGCCCGCCAGAAGATTTCTATTTCCTGCTGGTCCCCAAAGCCACAATGCTGGCCGTCGCGGCTGCCATTGAACCCCTGCGGATTGCCAATCAGCTGACCAAACGGCAGCTCTATCGCTGGTACACGATGAGTGAGGATGGCCGCCCGATCACCTGCTCGAACGGCATGACGGTGACCCCCGATATGGCGCTGGAACCACTGCCGGCCAATTCCTATGGGTTTGTCTGTTCTGGGGTTGAGCCGCAGGATACGGTCACAGATGGCACGCTGAACTGGCTGCGCCGCGAAGATCGCTTTGGCCGCCGTTTGGGCAGCATCTGTTCCGGCGCCTTTGCACTGGCGCGGGCCGGCATCCTGAAAAACCGCCGCTTTACAATGCATTGGGAAAATCAGCCCGGCCTGATTGAGGAATTTCCGGACCTGCAGCCCTCGCCCAACCTCTATGAGGTGGACGGCCGTATCATGACCTGCGGCGGCGGCAACTCCGCACTGGATATGATCCTGACTTTGATTGAACAGCGGCACGGTTCTGAGCTGGCGATCATGGTGGCGGATATGTGTATCCACATGCGCTCAGGCGCGCAGCGGGCGCCGCAACGCTCCGCCAACTCGGCCGCAATCGGCTGCCGCAACCGCAACCTGCTGGCGGCTATCCAGATCATGGAACAGGAAATCGAAGAGCCGCTGTCGATGGATGACATCGCCGAAAAGCTTGGCGTTTCACGCCGTCAGGTGGAACGGCTGTTCAAACGCTACCTGAACCAGAGTCCGATTTCCTATTACAACGACCTGAGACTGTCGCGGGCCTATGGCATGCTGAATGAAACCGACCTGACCGTCACGGAAATCGCGGCCGCCACCGGCTTCCGCTCCTCCAGCCATATGGCGCGGGTGTTCCGGGAAAAATACGGTTCTTCCCCGAACGCGCATCGGAAATCCTGGGCCTGA
- a CDS encoding thioredoxin family protein, producing the protein MITRRKLMTGVAGTLVTGALMPVSLRAAGGADGLELGDDGLHKQPWFMDSFLELGDDLQTAADSGRGLMVLWEQRGCPYCRELHAVNFARPEISDYIQEHFDVVQLDMFGSREVLDFDGEALEERALAGKWFVNFTPTTQLFHRDNAGATGLSAAESFRMPGYLKPFHYLSSLEFVAEGHYETQRFQRYLQDKFAKLREQGIDPDVW; encoded by the coding sequence ATGATTACACGACGTAAACTGATGACAGGCGTGGCCGGAACCCTGGTAACCGGGGCATTGATGCCGGTGTCTCTCAGGGCCGCTGGCGGCGCGGATGGGCTGGAACTGGGGGACGATGGCCTGCACAAGCAGCCGTGGTTCATGGACAGTTTTCTGGAATTGGGTGACGATCTGCAGACCGCTGCGGACAGTGGGCGTGGCCTGATGGTTTTGTGGGAACAACGCGGTTGCCCCTATTGCCGGGAGCTGCATGCGGTGAATTTCGCCCGACCCGAAATCAGCGATTACATCCAGGAGCATTTCGATGTGGTGCAGCTGGATATGTTCGGATCCCGTGAGGTGTTGGATTTTGACGGCGAGGCGCTGGAAGAACGTGCGCTGGCGGGCAAGTGGTTTGTGAACTTCACGCCGACCACGCAGCTGTTTCACCGCGACAATGCCGGGGCCACCGGTCTGTCAGCGGCGGAAAGCTTCCGCATGCCGGGGTATCTGAAACCTTTCCACTATCTCAGCTCGCTGGAGTTTGTGGCGGAAGGCCATTATGAGACCCAGCGCTTCCAGCGTTACCTGCAGGACAAGTTTGCCAAACTGCGCGAACAGGGGATCGATCCGGACGTCTGGTAG
- the soxX gene encoding sulfur oxidation c-type cytochrome SoxX, which yields MKLTTLTLVAALSAGTAFANPVAPADVVFDEYGAVEASLTGTAGDAEMGAKIMASKKMGNCIACHAVTALNDAPFHGEVGPELDGVGDRWNAAELRGILVNAKGVYDGTVMPSYYKVSGFIRPGDAYTGKAPKGPLDPLLSAQQIEDVVAFLATLTE from the coding sequence ATGAAGCTTACGACTTTGACACTGGTGGCGGCGCTGTCTGCTGGGACGGCATTTGCCAATCCAGTTGCGCCTGCCGATGTTGTTTTCGACGAGTACGGGGCCGTCGAAGCCTCGTTGACCGGCACCGCCGGGGACGCGGAAATGGGCGCCAAGATCATGGCGTCGAAAAAGATGGGCAACTGCATTGCCTGTCACGCGGTCACCGCGCTGAACGACGCACCGTTCCACGGTGAAGTTGGCCCGGAACTGGATGGGGTCGGGGATCGCTGGAACGCCGCAGAACTGCGCGGCATTCTGGTCAATGCCAAAGGTGTCTATGACGGCACCGTGATGCCCTCCTATTACAAGGTCAGCGGCTTCATCCGTCCGGGCGATGCGTATACCGGCAAGGCGCCCAAGGGCCCGCTGGATCCGCTGCTCTCTGCACAGCAAATCGAAGATGTTGTCGCCTTCCTGGCCACTCTGACCGAGTGA
- the soxC gene encoding sulfite dehydrogenase — protein MSNEQKGLTPSRRAFLKGAAAVGGSMAGGGAALASSPDPLIVEKQPWAQGTGDGVDASPYGLPIQYEGDVVRRNVEWLTADTISSINFTPIHALDGTITPQGCAFERHHSGAIDMRKEDFRLMINGLVDTPLVFSYADLERFPRENRTFFLECAANTGMEWAGAQLNGAQFTHGMIHNMEYSGVSLRSLLEEAGIKPEGKWVYVEGADASSNGRSIPLEKALDDCMIAFKANGEALRKEHGYPARLVVPGWEGNMWVKWIRRIEVTDQPIESREETSKYTDTLEDGTSRKWTWVMDAKSVVTSPSPQSPIKHGHGPLVITGLAWSGRGAITRVDVSKDGGKTWETARLANPGQPMALTRFYLDTTWTGEEMLLQSRAMDETGYVQPTKAMLRESRGENSIYHNNCIQTWWIKSNGEGENVEVS, from the coding sequence ATGTCGAATGAACAGAAGGGCCTGACGCCCTCGCGACGGGCCTTCCTGAAAGGCGCCGCGGCGGTCGGTGGCAGCATGGCCGGGGGCGGCGCAGCCCTCGCATCCAGCCCCGATCCCCTGATCGTTGAAAAGCAACCCTGGGCGCAGGGCACCGGTGATGGTGTCGATGCATCGCCCTATGGTCTGCCGATCCAATACGAAGGCGACGTGGTGCGCCGGAACGTGGAATGGCTGACCGCGGATACCATCAGCTCGATCAACTTCACCCCGATCCACGCGCTGGACGGCACGATCACCCCGCAGGGCTGCGCGTTTGAACGCCACCACTCGGGCGCGATCGACATGCGCAAAGAAGATTTCCGGCTTATGATCAACGGCTTGGTCGATACGCCGCTGGTCTTCTCGTACGCGGATCTGGAACGGTTCCCGCGTGAAAACCGCACCTTCTTCCTGGAATGCGCGGCCAACACCGGAATGGAATGGGCAGGCGCCCAGCTGAACGGCGCACAGTTCACCCACGGCATGATCCACAATATGGAATATTCCGGCGTGTCGCTGCGCAGCCTGCTGGAAGAGGCTGGCATTAAACCTGAGGGCAAATGGGTCTATGTTGAGGGCGCGGATGCGTCGTCAAACGGGCGTTCCATACCGCTGGAAAAGGCGCTGGATGACTGCATGATCGCCTTCAAAGCCAATGGCGAAGCACTGCGCAAAGAACATGGCTATCCCGCGCGTCTGGTTGTGCCCGGTTGGGAAGGCAACATGTGGGTCAAATGGATCCGCCGCATTGAGGTGACGGATCAACCCATTGAAAGTCGCGAGGAAACCTCAAAATACACTGACACGCTGGAAGATGGCACCAGCCGCAAGTGGACCTGGGTGATGGATGCAAAATCCGTTGTCACCTCGCCCTCGCCGCAGTCCCCGATCAAACATGGTCATGGCCCGCTGGTCATCACCGGTCTGGCTTGGTCAGGTCGCGGCGCGATCACCCGCGTGGATGTCTCCAAGGACGGTGGCAAGACCTGGGAAACCGCCCGTCTGGCCAATCCCGGTCAACCGATGGCGCTGACACGTTTCTATCTGGACACCACTTGGACCGGCGAAGAAATGCTGCTGCAGAGCCGCGCGATGGATGAGACCGGCTATGTCCAGCCGACCAAAGCCATGCTGCGCGAAAGCCGCGGCGAAAACTCGATTTACCACAACAACTGCATTCAGACCTGGTGGATCAAATCCAATGGGGAAGGTGAAAATGTCGAAGTATCGTAA
- a CDS encoding NAD(P)/FAD-dependent oxidoreductase codes for MKLNRRSFIGTTSLAAASLAAPAVLGAGKPRVVVIGGGAGGATAARYIAKGAKGAIDVTLVEPSRSYYTCFFSNLYIGGFRQLSSIAHSYGTLASAYGINVVHDWAVGIDRDARQVTLAGGAVLPYDRLILSPGIDFVDGAVPGWDVSAQNKMPHAYKAGSQTELLKAQIEAMPEGGTFAMVAPPNPYRCPPGPYERISMVAHLLKQTNPTAKIIVADPKPKFSKMGLFQEGWANHYAGMVDWIGADFGGGNVEVNADEMTVTIDGEVTKVDACNVIPAMKAGRICEMAGITEGNWAPVSGHTMQSRLDENIHVLGDATNQGDMPKSGFSANSQAKVAAMAVRGALTGSKVFPAKFSNTCWSLIATDDGVKVGATYEATDEKIAKVDGFISQTGEDADLRKATYEESIGWYAGITSDMFG; via the coding sequence ATGAAACTGAACAGACGGAGCTTTATCGGCACCACTTCACTGGCTGCGGCCAGTCTGGCAGCCCCAGCCGTGCTGGGTGCGGGCAAGCCGCGGGTCGTTGTAATCGGCGGCGGGGCAGGCGGCGCGACCGCGGCGCGCTACATTGCCAAAGGGGCCAAGGGCGCGATTGATGTGACGCTGGTGGAACCCAGCCGCAGTTACTACACCTGCTTCTTCTCAAACCTCTATATCGGTGGCTTCCGGCAGCTTTCCTCCATCGCGCACAGCTATGGCACGCTGGCCTCTGCCTACGGGATCAATGTGGTGCATGATTGGGCCGTTGGCATAGACCGTGACGCGCGGCAGGTGACCCTGGCTGGTGGGGCGGTGCTGCCCTATGACCGGCTGATCCTGTCGCCGGGGATCGATTTTGTAGACGGGGCGGTGCCGGGTTGGGATGTCTCCGCCCAAAACAAGATGCCACATGCTTATAAGGCCGGGTCACAGACGGAACTGCTGAAGGCGCAGATCGAGGCCATGCCAGAGGGCGGCACCTTTGCCATGGTCGCCCCGCCCAACCCCTACCGTTGCCCGCCGGGACCCTATGAGCGGATCTCGATGGTGGCGCATCTGCTGAAACAGACCAACCCAACCGCCAAGATCATTGTCGCCGACCCAAAGCCGAAGTTTTCCAAAATGGGCCTGTTTCAGGAAGGCTGGGCCAACCACTACGCGGGCATGGTTGATTGGATCGGCGCCGATTTCGGCGGTGGCAATGTTGAGGTGAACGCCGACGAGATGACGGTCACCATTGATGGCGAAGTCACCAAGGTGGATGCCTGCAACGTGATCCCTGCGATGAAGGCGGGCCGGATCTGTGAAATGGCCGGCATCACCGAGGGCAACTGGGCACCGGTCTCAGGGCACACCATGCAAAGCCGACTGGATGAAAACATCCATGTGCTGGGTGATGCAACCAATCAGGGGGACATGCCGAAATCTGGTTTCTCGGCCAATTCGCAGGCCAAGGTGGCAGCGATGGCGGTGCGCGGTGCATTGACTGGTTCCAAGGTTTTCCCGGCGAAATTCTCCAACACCTGTTGGTCGCTTATTGCCACGGATGATGGTGTCAAAGTAGGTGCCACCTATGAGGCAACGGATGAGAAAATCGCCAAGGTGGATGGGTTCATTTCGCAAACCGGCGAAGACGCGGATCTGCGCAAAGCCACCTATGAAGAATCCATTGGCTGGTATGCCGGGATCACCTCGGACATGTTTGGCTAA
- a CDS encoding ATP-dependent Clp protease proteolytic subunit has protein sequence MNDPIDTYMNTLVPMVVEQTSRGERAYDIFSRLLKERIIFLNGPVHDGMSSLIVAQLLHLEAENPSKEISMYINSPGGVVTSGLSIYDTMQYIKPKVSTLVIGQAASMGSLLLTAGEAGMRFSLPNSRVMVHQPSGGYQGQATDIMIHAQETQKLKTRLNEIYVKHTGRTYEEVEAGLERDNFMSPEEAKEWGLIDEIVTNRAKTGDDGDS, from the coding sequence ATGAACGATCCGATTGATACTTACATGAATACCCTGGTGCCTATGGTGGTTGAGCAGACCAGCCGTGGGGAGCGGGCTTATGATATTTTCTCGCGCCTGCTGAAAGAGCGCATCATTTTCCTCAACGGTCCGGTGCATGACGGCATGTCCTCGCTGATCGTTGCCCAGCTGCTGCACCTGGAGGCGGAGAACCCGTCGAAAGAAATCTCGATGTACATCAACTCACCCGGTGGCGTTGTGACCTCGGGTCTGTCGATCTACGACACCATGCAGTACATCAAACCAAAGGTTTCGACCCTGGTGATTGGTCAGGCGGCCTCGATGGGTTCGCTTCTGCTGACCGCGGGTGAGGCCGGCATGCGCTTCTCGCTGCCGAACTCCCGCGTGATGGTGCACCAGCCCTCGGGTGGTTATCAGGGGCAGGCGACGGATATCATGATCCACGCGCAGGAAACCCAGAAACTGAAAACCCGTCTGAACGAAATTTACGTCAAACACACCGGCCGCACCTATGAAGAGGTTGAGGCCGGTCTGGAGCGCGACAACTTCATGTCGCCGGAAGAGGCCAAGGAATGGGGCCTGATTGACGAGATTGTCACCAACCGCGCCAAAACCGGCGACGACGGCGACAGCTAA
- a CDS encoding c-type cytochrome: MSKYRNLLLCVAAASVVAGPALAGKFGLGRAALPEEIAAWDLDIAPDGTGLPAGSGSVLDGEETFAEFCASCHGDFAEGVDNWPKLAGGADTLADKDPLKTVGSYWPYLSTSFDYIRRSMPFGNAQSLTDDQVYEITAYILYSNDLVDEDFVLSNENFMEVELPNAQGFILDDRDTAEAHFWTEPCMQNCKDVVEITMRAAVLDVTPEDETAKAEAPAVVEAAATPEPAPEPEPAPEPVAEVAALDEALVKKGAKVFKKCKACHQVGDKAKNKTGPILNGIIGAPIGQVEGFKYSKAMKALGEEGQVWDDENLTAFLTKPKKFLKKTKMSFAGLKKEADIAAVTEYLKSVGN, encoded by the coding sequence ATGTCGAAGTATCGTAACCTTTTGCTCTGTGTTGCTGCGGCTTCGGTCGTGGCCGGTCCGGCACTGGCGGGCAAGTTCGGCCTGGGCCGCGCTGCCCTGCCGGAAGAGATTGCTGCCTGGGATCTGGACATCGCACCGGATGGCACCGGCCTGCCTGCGGGAAGCGGATCGGTGCTTGATGGCGAAGAAACCTTTGCCGAATTCTGTGCATCCTGCCACGGGGATTTTGCTGAAGGCGTTGATAACTGGCCAAAACTGGCTGGTGGCGCAGACACGTTGGCAGACAAGGATCCGCTGAAGACCGTTGGCTCCTACTGGCCGTATCTGTCGACCTCATTTGATTACATCCGCCGTTCCATGCCCTTTGGCAATGCGCAGAGCCTTACGGATGATCAGGTCTATGAAATCACCGCCTACATCCTTTATTCCAACGATCTGGTGGATGAGGATTTTGTGCTGAGCAACGAAAACTTCATGGAGGTTGAACTGCCCAACGCGCAGGGCTTCATCCTGGATGATCGTGACACGGCTGAGGCGCATTTCTGGACGGAACCCTGCATGCAAAACTGCAAGGATGTGGTGGAAATCACCATGCGTGCCGCCGTGCTGGACGTGACGCCTGAGGACGAAACCGCCAAGGCCGAGGCACCGGCTGTGGTCGAAGCCGCCGCAACGCCTGAGCCGGCACCTGAACCAGAGCCCGCGCCAGAACCCGTTGCCGAGGTCGCCGCGCTGGATGAAGCGTTGGTGAAGAAAGGTGCGAAGGTCTTTAAGAAGTGTAAAGCCTGCCACCAGGTCGGGGATAAGGCCAAGAACAAGACCGGCCCGATCCTTAACGGTATCATCGGCGCGCCCATCGGCCAGGTGGAGGGGTTCAAATACTCCAAAGCGATGAAGGCCCTGGGCGAAGAGGGGCAGGTTTGGGATGACGAAAACCTCACCGCCTTCCTGACCAAGCCCAAGAAGTTCCTGAAGAAAACCAAGATGAGCTTTGCCGGGTTGAAAAAGGAAGCCGACATCGCCGCGGTGACGGAATACCTGAAAAGCGTTGGTAATTAA